A section of the Archaeoglobus neptunius genome encodes:
- a CDS encoding fumarylacetoacetate hydrolase family protein produces MIGRFVANGRIYEGRFDISDGFIFFDSYEIPLSSVKFLPPVEPTKIVAVGLNYIDHAEELNMPVPEEPILFMKPPSSVIGHEDCIILPNQSQRVDYEGELAVVIAEDCKNVSESEAEDYILGYTCFNDVTARDLQAKDGQWTRAKGFDTFAPLGPYIAEVNPKKLGIQTRVNGNVVQKSNTSNLIFDVFQLVEYISSIMTLRAGDVIATGTPAGVGMLKSGDVVEVEIEKIGVLRNFVLKIDRQIRCEC; encoded by the coding sequence ATGATCGGCAGGTTCGTTGCAAACGGTAGAATTTACGAAGGCAGATTTGATATTTCGGATGGATTTATCTTTTTCGACTCCTACGAAATACCGCTCTCATCTGTAAAGTTCCTGCCTCCGGTAGAGCCAACCAAAATAGTCGCTGTGGGGCTTAATTACATTGATCATGCAGAGGAGCTGAATATGCCCGTTCCGGAAGAGCCAATTTTATTCATGAAGCCTCCCTCTTCCGTTATCGGTCACGAAGACTGCATAATCCTGCCCAACCAGTCCCAGAGAGTGGACTACGAGGGAGAACTTGCAGTCGTTATCGCCGAGGACTGCAAAAACGTCTCTGAAAGCGAGGCAGAGGACTATATCCTGGGGTACACCTGCTTTAATGACGTTACTGCAAGAGACCTGCAGGCAAAGGATGGTCAGTGGACAAGAGCGAAGGGTTTCGATACTTTTGCCCCGCTCGGCCCCTACATTGCCGAGGTAAACCCGAAAAAGCTGGGAATTCAGACGAGGGTTAACGGAAATGTCGTGCAGAAATCGAACACATCAAACCTCATATTCGATGTTTTTCAGCTCGTGGAATACATATCCTCGATAATGACGCTCAGAGCGGGGGACGTCATAGCCACCGGTACCCCGGCTGGAGTTGGGATGCTGAAAAGCGGAGACGTTGTCGAAGTGGAAATCGAAAAAATCGGAGTTCTCAGGAATTTCGTGCTAAAAATCGACAGGCAAATCCGCTGTGAGTGCTGA
- a CDS encoding B12-binding domain-containing radical SAM protein, giving the protein MEFNPFVKKYRKGMRRVALVYPNRYVGGIANTGLQYIYAKINELDAVCERFYSDVFDGLRSVETATPLSEFDVALFSLQYETDYFKAVEISRNFRGLKIAGGPCVMENPKPLLRYFDAFFIGEVEGHVEEILNAKDVEDLQGLPGIYTGREESVRRVYAKLGKHMQREIIGYGAYGRCFLLEIGRGCIRRCRFCIVRQIYFPPRWRKREMLPEVGEDKVAIIAPSPSDHPEFREILQQYVDEGKEVSPSSIRADTLDEELVDLLKLAGVKTLTIAPEAASPELQEILNKGIDAEDVYHAAELARGRFDKIKLYYMIGLPGENFSDVEAIVEQAVKVKGYVRKVEVSVNPLVPKPHTPMQWLPFGGKENVKEGINELRKKLSLIAERCRKAGIETDVSGVREFILQTILSRGDEDVVEVMEGAGYRRFGKYLEAIDVSSELPWDFIDHGYRKSSLLREYEKIFNHSTQD; this is encoded by the coding sequence GTGGAATTCAACCCCTTTGTCAAGAAGTACCGAAAGGGAATGAGGAGAGTGGCCTTAGTCTATCCGAACAGGTACGTGGGTGGTATAGCCAACACCGGGTTGCAGTACATCTACGCTAAAATTAACGAGCTCGATGCCGTCTGTGAACGCTTCTATTCTGACGTCTTTGACGGTCTAAGAAGTGTTGAAACAGCAACCCCCCTGTCCGAGTTCGATGTTGCCCTCTTCAGCCTTCAGTACGAGACAGACTACTTCAAAGCCGTGGAGATCTCAAGGAATTTCAGGGGTCTGAAGATTGCGGGCGGTCCATGCGTTATGGAGAACCCGAAACCCCTGTTGAGGTACTTTGACGCCTTCTTTATCGGGGAGGTTGAGGGACACGTTGAGGAAATCCTAAACGCGAAAGATGTGGAGGATCTACAGGGTCTGCCGGGCATTTACACCGGAAGGGAAGAAAGTGTTAGGAGGGTTTATGCAAAGCTGGGAAAGCACATGCAGAGGGAGATAATAGGTTACGGGGCGTATGGACGATGCTTTCTGCTCGAAATAGGTAGAGGCTGCATCAGGAGATGTAGATTTTGCATAGTGAGGCAGATCTACTTCCCACCCAGATGGAGGAAGAGGGAAATGCTTCCGGAGGTTGGTGAGGATAAGGTGGCGATAATCGCCCCCTCCCCATCCGACCATCCGGAGTTCAGGGAAATACTCCAGCAGTACGTTGATGAGGGAAAGGAAGTTTCACCATCGAGCATAAGGGCCGACACACTCGACGAGGAGCTCGTCGATCTTCTCAAGCTTGCCGGAGTTAAAACCCTTACAATCGCCCCCGAGGCAGCATCGCCAGAGTTGCAGGAGATTCTGAACAAGGGTATAGATGCTGAGGATGTGTATCATGCTGCGGAGCTTGCGAGGGGTAGATTCGACAAGATAAAATTATACTATATGATAGGATTACCGGGGGAAAATTTCTCGGACGTGGAAGCTATAGTCGAGCAGGCAGTGAAGGTGAAGGGGTACGTGAGGAAGGTTGAGGTGTCCGTCAACCCCCTCGTTCCGAAACCCCACACGCCAATGCAGTGGCTGCCCTTTGGTGGGAAAGAAAACGTAAAGGAAGGTATAAACGAGCTGCGGAAAAAACTGAGTTTAATTGCCGAGAGGTGCAGAAAAGCCGGAATTGAGACAGACGTTTCAGGGGTGAGGGAGTTTATCCTCCAGACCATACTTTCCAGAGGGGATGAGGATGTGGTAGAGGTTATGGAAGGGGCCGGTTACAGAAGGTTTGGAAAGTATCTCGAAGCCATTGACGTGAGCTCTGAGCTCCCGTGGGACTTCATAGACCATGGATACAGGAAGAGTTCGCTTTTGAGAGAGTATGAAAAAATCTTTAATCACTCGACCCAAGATTGA
- a CDS encoding valine--tRNA ligase, protein MEKGYNAQEVEKKWLSLWKDEMYRFDWNSKKPHYIIDTPPPYPTGSFHLGHALNWCIIDFIARYRRMNGYEVMFPQGWDCHGLPTEVKVEELHGIKKGDIPRDEFKRLCVEFTEKNIEKMRETARRMGFSIDWSKEYITMYPEYYSKTQLSFVRMYNKGLIYRGHHPVVFCPRCETTIALAEIEYTKGKTKLNYIKFDEDVIIATTRPELIPACVAIAVHPDDERNKKIVGKKVRVPTTDYLAEVITDEEVDPEFGTGVVMICTFGDRQDVKWWKKHKLELRNIVGKDGKMNEKAGKYAGMTISEAREAILEDLKKEGRLLKQVEINHSVGVCWRCKTPVEIIPAEQWFVKVEKEKILEAARKVRWVPEHMLSRLESWVESMEWDWVISRQRIFATPIPVWYCNNCGETIVAKEEWLPVDPTAVQPPEPCPRCGSTDFRGETDVLDTWMDSSISSLMICGWPDLREYPTHLRPQGHDIIRTWAFYTILRSIALENQIPWYEIVINGMVFGEDGRKMSKSLGNVIAPEEVVEKYGVDALRQWAASGVIGDDIIFTWKDVVAASRFQQKFWSITRFTLMHIADYRPSDKDRELLRDADRWILSKLNKLVGEVRGYMDSYRFDEAIKAIRTFTWYEYADNYLEIVKNRLYSGNEEEKRAAKFVLYYALDVLTRLLAPITPFLAEECWSRFREGSVHLQSYPVVDETLIDEEAEKIGEEIKEIVSAVRKYKHDRGIALNAPLKRLVLFTNYEGIDTRDIEGATNSTVEVVSEMPEVRDRVRKLKPKFAILGPMFRGKARKVVEAVEGLTDGEKERFIREGKIIVSLDGENVEIKAEWFDIEVERSIEGREVEMLETKNSVVFIEL, encoded by the coding sequence ATGGAGAAGGGCTACAACGCTCAGGAAGTTGAGAAAAAATGGCTGAGTCTCTGGAAGGACGAGATGTACCGATTTGACTGGAACTCCAAAAAACCACATTATATTATAGACACTCCTCCCCCATATCCGACAGGTTCTTTCCATCTGGGTCATGCATTAAACTGGTGCATTATAGACTTCATAGCAAGATACAGGAGAATGAATGGTTATGAGGTTATGTTCCCGCAGGGCTGGGACTGCCACGGACTGCCAACCGAGGTAAAGGTTGAAGAGCTCCACGGAATCAAGAAGGGAGACATACCCAGGGATGAATTCAAAAGGCTGTGTGTGGAGTTCACGGAAAAGAACATAGAGAAGATGAGGGAGACGGCGAGAAGAATGGGTTTCAGCATAGACTGGAGCAAGGAGTACATCACCATGTATCCAGAATACTACTCAAAAACCCAGCTTTCGTTCGTGAGAATGTACAACAAAGGACTGATCTACAGAGGTCATCATCCCGTTGTTTTCTGTCCGAGATGCGAGACGACGATTGCCCTGGCCGAGATCGAGTACACGAAGGGTAAAACAAAACTGAACTATATAAAATTTGACGAAGACGTCATTATCGCCACAACGAGGCCCGAACTGATCCCGGCATGTGTGGCTATCGCTGTTCACCCGGATGATGAGAGAAACAAAAAGATAGTCGGTAAGAAAGTAAGGGTGCCAACAACAGATTACCTTGCAGAGGTAATCACGGACGAAGAGGTGGACCCAGAGTTCGGAACGGGAGTTGTGATGATCTGCACGTTTGGAGACAGACAGGACGTGAAGTGGTGGAAGAAACACAAACTTGAACTGAGAAACATTGTTGGTAAGGACGGAAAAATGAATGAAAAAGCTGGAAAATATGCCGGAATGACCATATCTGAGGCAAGAGAAGCTATTCTTGAGGATCTGAAGAAAGAGGGAAGATTGCTAAAACAGGTTGAAATAAACCACAGTGTCGGAGTCTGCTGGAGATGTAAAACACCTGTGGAGATAATTCCTGCAGAACAGTGGTTTGTGAAGGTTGAAAAGGAGAAGATTCTGGAGGCGGCGAGAAAGGTCAGATGGGTTCCCGAACACATGCTCTCAAGGCTGGAAAGCTGGGTCGAGTCGATGGAGTGGGACTGGGTGATAAGCAGGCAGAGGATATTCGCCACCCCCATTCCCGTGTGGTACTGCAACAACTGCGGTGAAACGATCGTTGCAAAAGAGGAGTGGCTGCCAGTGGACCCCACGGCTGTTCAGCCACCAGAACCATGCCCCAGGTGCGGATCAACCGATTTCAGGGGGGAGACTGACGTTCTTGACACGTGGATGGACTCCAGCATTTCATCTCTCATGATATGCGGCTGGCCCGATCTCAGGGAGTATCCGACTCACCTCCGTCCTCAGGGACACGACATAATAAGAACCTGGGCATTTTACACCATTCTGAGGTCCATTGCTCTGGAAAATCAGATACCATGGTACGAGATCGTCATCAATGGCATGGTTTTCGGTGAGGATGGCAGAAAGATGAGTAAAAGTCTGGGAAATGTCATAGCGCCTGAAGAGGTTGTTGAAAAGTACGGGGTGGATGCGCTGAGACAGTGGGCTGCCAGTGGTGTGATCGGGGATGACATCATATTCACCTGGAAGGATGTTGTAGCCGCAAGCAGATTTCAGCAGAAGTTCTGGAGCATAACGAGGTTCACCCTGATGCATATTGCAGACTACAGACCCAGTGACAAAGACAGAGAACTTCTGAGAGATGCAGACAGGTGGATACTCTCCAAACTCAACAAACTGGTGGGAGAGGTAAGAGGATATATGGACAGCTACAGATTCGATGAAGCCATTAAGGCAATCAGGACGTTCACATGGTACGAATATGCCGACAATTATCTCGAAATCGTGAAAAACAGACTGTATTCTGGTAACGAAGAGGAAAAGAGGGCTGCGAAGTTCGTGCTTTACTACGCTCTAGACGTGCTGACGAGGTTGCTTGCTCCAATCACACCGTTCCTGGCAGAGGAGTGCTGGAGCAGGTTCAGGGAGGGAAGTGTGCACCTCCAGAGCTACCCCGTTGTTGACGAAACGCTGATCGACGAGGAGGCAGAGAAAATCGGAGAGGAGATAAAGGAGATCGTTTCAGCAGTGAGAAAGTACAAGCATGACAGGGGGATAGCCCTCAACGCTCCATTGAAGAGGCTTGTTTTGTTTACAAACTATGAAGGCATCGACACGAGGGACATTGAAGGGGCCACGAACTCCACAGTTGAGGTCGTGAGCGAGATGCCGGAGGTCAGGGACAGGGTCAGGAAGCTTAAGCCCAAGTTTGCCATTTTAGGTCCAATGTTCAGGGGCAAAGCAAGAAAAGTTGTAGAGGCTGTTGAAGGGCTGACTGACGGGGAAAAGGAAAGATTCATAAGGGAAGGAAAGATCATAGTATCTCTGGATGGTGAAAATGTAGAAATAAAAGCCGAATGGTTTGATATAGAGGTTGAGAGGAGCATTGAGGGGAGAGAAGTGGAGATGCTGGAGACGAAGAACAGTGTTGTTTTTATCGAACTCTAG
- a CDS encoding ATP-binding protein produces the protein MKIAISGKGGVGKTTLAAMLAHLFARDGYRVTAIDCDADINLPSALGIIEKPKPLSELHEIIEKRVVGPMGMYKLNPKVDDVFEEHSVYNEDGVRVLVLGTIEKGGEGCFCPENAFLRAILRHAIFKQKDVLILDMEAGIEHLGRGTARGVDVLVAVIEPGTRAVETLERIERLGKDIGIEKIAVVVNKFIESEKARELVSRIRYPILGFIPYSECFVKADLENLPPYKVCDTAPFEEIKRKIEAMVE, from the coding sequence ATGAAGATAGCGATCTCGGGTAAGGGTGGTGTCGGAAAGACCACACTTGCGGCAATGCTTGCCCATCTTTTCGCCCGGGATGGGTACAGGGTAACTGCGATAGACTGTGATGCTGACATCAATCTTCCATCGGCACTGGGCATCATCGAAAAGCCAAAACCACTCTCAGAGTTACATGAAATCATTGAAAAAAGGGTTGTAGGTCCAATGGGGATGTACAAGTTGAATCCAAAGGTTGACGACGTCTTTGAGGAGCATTCAGTTTACAACGAAGATGGGGTACGTGTTCTGGTACTTGGAACGATTGAAAAAGGTGGAGAGGGGTGTTTCTGTCCGGAAAATGCCTTTCTAAGGGCGATTCTCAGACATGCCATATTCAAGCAGAAGGATGTTCTGATTCTGGATATGGAGGCAGGAATAGAGCATCTGGGTAGAGGAACGGCCAGGGGTGTTGATGTGCTTGTTGCAGTTATTGAGCCCGGAACCAGGGCCGTTGAGACACTTGAGAGAATTGAGAGGTTGGGGAAGGATATTGGAATTGAGAAAATAGCCGTGGTTGTGAACAAGTTCATCGAATCGGAAAAGGCCAGAGAGCTTGTGTCCAGGATAAGATATCCAATTCTGGGGTTCATCCCTTACAGTGAGTGTTTTGTAAAGGCGGATCTGGAAAATTTACCGCCGTATAAGGTCTGCGATACAGCGCCATTTGAGGAAATCAAAAGGAAGATTGAGGCGATGGTAGAATGA
- a CDS encoding SPOUT family RNA methylase, which yields MLLIKTQRGMEYVAASYIREALGDVKMEIRPSGFLGLIILYSDLAEKIDGIPEIETIIPIKVECSAELDEILSKAEIIAEELKGARTFAIRTKRRGTHNFTSLDVNLDLGDRIRELTGCEVDLNFPDKAVYVEIIGKRAFIGVINGEEERKKYTPEKFDSRKLFGKISFIQMPYLEDTKAALEIGERIGRAAQAFEIKELILAPYDYVNAFELEYFIKGVRRGQIARYKVQEKAYAREVRKVPVFVRDLYQVARDKRRRRNILIVTDPTGRQLSEVKEEIVRKMKFADEIVVFAGSRKGIPKGIFRLADFVVDLTPYITFATEQTIPVTLSALLTVVEEEEGS from the coding sequence ATGCTACTCATAAAAACCCAGAGAGGGATGGAATACGTTGCAGCATCCTACATTAGAGAAGCTCTTGGAGATGTGAAGATGGAGATAAGGCCCTCAGGCTTCCTCGGTCTGATCATTCTTTACAGCGACTTGGCAGAAAAAATTGATGGAATTCCTGAGATTGAAACAATCATACCGATTAAGGTGGAATGCAGTGCTGAACTCGATGAAATACTTTCAAAGGCAGAGATCATTGCTGAAGAGCTCAAAGGGGCAAGGACATTTGCCATCAGAACAAAGAGAAGGGGAACACATAACTTCACGAGTCTCGATGTAAATCTGGACCTGGGAGACAGGATCAGAGAGCTTACAGGCTGTGAGGTGGACTTAAATTTTCCGGATAAGGCTGTGTACGTTGAGATCATTGGAAAAAGGGCTTTTATTGGAGTAATCAACGGAGAGGAAGAACGTAAAAAGTACACACCTGAAAAATTTGATTCAAGAAAGCTTTTCGGTAAAATAAGTTTCATCCAGATGCCATACCTTGAAGATACAAAGGCCGCACTTGAGATTGGAGAGAGAATAGGTAGAGCTGCACAGGCTTTTGAAATTAAAGAGCTTATTTTGGCCCCCTATGATTATGTAAACGCATTTGAGCTTGAGTATTTTATAAAGGGGGTGAGAAGGGGGCAGATTGCAAGATATAAGGTTCAGGAGAAGGCCTATGCAAGAGAGGTAAGGAAGGTGCCGGTATTTGTGAGGGATCTCTATCAGGTGGCAAGGGACAAGAGAAGAAGGAGGAATATCCTCATAGTTACCGATCCAACAGGTAGGCAGCTTTCGGAGGTAAAAGAGGAGATTGTAAGAAAAATGAAGTTTGCGGATGAGATTGTTGTTTTTGCTGGAAGCAGAAAAGGCATACCGAAAGGTATCTTTCGACTTGCAGACTTTGTTGTTGATTTAACTCCCTACATAACCTTTGCCACCGAGCAGACAATACCCGTCACACTTTCCGCCCTGCTGACTGTGGTTGAAGAGGAGGAAGGCTCTTGA
- a CDS encoding DUF166 domain-containing protein, whose translation MKLGVVVRKGQRKDDIKMFSRFFDLAVYEIPADLPELIEEPEKVIKLPDYFDVNMIVSYAAHPDVNLELIRQAAERGIGLIVFSGGARGGAYRQLKEEGERRGVRVVWEEICCATPKIDDQKYAEFFEHFGSPEMEIVAENGIIKDVKVKRSAFCGATYFVAEKIKGLSVEEAPTKAGYFTQIFPCLAPRGLEGGIHKAARAHKRAVERAIEGK comes from the coding sequence ATGAAACTCGGTGTGGTGGTGAGAAAAGGGCAGAGAAAGGACGATATTAAAATGTTTTCGAGATTTTTCGACCTGGCTGTTTACGAAATTCCTGCGGATCTTCCGGAGCTAATTGAAGAGCCCGAGAAAGTCATAAAGCTTCCGGATTATTTTGATGTGAACATGATCGTATCGTATGCTGCTCATCCTGATGTGAATCTTGAACTCATAAGGCAAGCTGCGGAAAGGGGGATTGGACTGATAGTCTTTTCTGGTGGAGCGAGGGGGGGAGCCTACAGGCAGCTTAAGGAGGAGGGAGAGAGAAGAGGAGTGAGAGTTGTTTGGGAGGAGATATGCTGTGCAACGCCAAAAATTGACGATCAAAAGTATGCTGAATTCTTTGAGCATTTTGGCAGCCCTGAAATGGAGATTGTGGCGGAGAATGGGATAATTAAGGACGTGAAGGTTAAGAGATCGGCCTTTTGCGGGGCCACATACTTTGTAGCCGAGAAAATAAAGGGACTGAGCGTAGAGGAGGCGCCCACGAAGGCCGGTTACTTCACCCAGATCTTTCCGTGTCTGGCCCCCAGGGGTTTGGAAGGTGGCATTCACAAGGCTGCGAGGGCACACAAAAGGGCTGTGGAGAGAGCCATTGAGGGAAAATGA
- a CDS encoding SCP2 sterol-binding domain-containing protein codes for MAVVFPSKEWLDEVKKAVNSDEEYKKVAANWEGDYLIVIEMDEEALKDFQKPKVLKGFLSMIYTLPKDRRTKYKGSPLEDLLSKLGLSLDDDVDPESLDYENLAAKVADLTADDVKGASVYIWLDFWHGEMRAAEPVAPGEKDDARFKLSGSYAAFKEMVFKKLDPTMMIMQGKLKLQGDLAYMMRNIATVRKYNELQNSVEIDTS; via the coding sequence ATGGCAGTTGTTTTTCCGTCCAAAGAGTGGTTGGATGAAGTTAAGAAGGCCGTGAACAGCGATGAGGAATACAAGAAGGTTGCTGCAAACTGGGAGGGGGACTATCTTATTGTTATAGAGATGGACGAAGAGGCCCTGAAGGACTTCCAGAAACCAAAGGTTCTGAAAGGTTTTCTCTCGATGATCTACACCCTGCCAAAAGACAGGAGGACAAAGTACAAGGGTTCTCCACTTGAAGATCTCCTGTCAAAGCTCGGTCTCTCGCTGGACGATGATGTGGACCCCGAGTCCCTTGACTATGAGAATCTGGCTGCCAAAGTTGCAGATCTGACTGCCGATGACGTGAAGGGTGCGTCTGTTTACATCTGGCTGGACTTCTGGCACGGTGAAATGAGAGCGGCCGAGCCGGTGGCTCCGGGGGAGAAGGACGATGCGCGGTTCAAGCTCAGCGGGAGTTATGCGGCCTTCAAGGAGATGGTCTTCAAGAAACTCGATCCGACCATGATGATCATGCAGGGCAAGCTTAAACTGCAGGGCGACCTGGCGTACATGATGAGGAATATCGCCACCGTCAGGAAGTACAACGAACTCCAGAACTCGGTTGAGATAGATACCTCATAA